A genomic window from Streptomyces broussonetiae includes:
- the pspAB gene encoding PspA-associated protein PspAB, translating into MGLLDILLGRTKPVAPDLDQLFALPSAAVTLQAAAGFTPTGGGAVCFATVEGAAFEQTHREVQALLDADTDRTGPPVELRRDDYGYSWLVSERTPDQLPQLVNDLHAVNSAMEVNGFGPQLLCSLAAFQDDGGRRLALVYLYKRGTFYPFAPLAGAGERRDSALELQVKATLANDLRIEQDLSRWFPVWGAPGL; encoded by the coding sequence ACCGGTCGCGCCCGACCTGGACCAGCTCTTCGCGCTGCCCTCGGCGGCCGTGACCCTTCAGGCCGCGGCCGGTTTCACGCCCACCGGGGGCGGGGCGGTGTGCTTCGCGACGGTGGAGGGGGCCGCGTTCGAGCAGACGCACCGGGAGGTGCAGGCGCTGCTGGACGCGGACACCGACCGGACCGGTCCGCCGGTGGAACTGCGGCGGGACGACTACGGCTACTCGTGGCTGGTCTCCGAGCGGACCCCGGACCAACTGCCCCAGCTCGTCAACGATCTGCACGCGGTGAACAGTGCGATGGAGGTCAACGGCTTCGGCCCCCAGCTGCTGTGCTCGCTCGCGGCCTTCCAGGACGACGGAGGCCGCAGGCTGGCGCTGGTCTACCTCTACAAGCGGGGCACCTTCTACCCCTTCGCTCCTCTCGCCGGTGCCGGTGAACGGCGGGACAGTGCCCTGGAACTCCAGGTGAAGGCGACGCTCGCGAACGACCTCAGGATCGAGCAGGACCTGAGCCGCTGGTTCCCGGTGTGGGGCGCCCCCGGCCTGTGA